One part of the Algibacter sp. L1A34 genome encodes these proteins:
- a CDS encoding ABC transporter ATP-binding protein: MKELQHLNKYFLKYKTNLLIGIFITIIARMFLLFTPRYVKKIFIVIEKYFNEDMPIDVFKAELLEAILYIIGAAIIGGILTFFMRQYIINVSRYIEFDLKNEIYEQYQKLSLNFYKKNRTGDLMNRISEDVGRVRMYAGPAIMYSINTVTLFVIALIYMFEESTSLALYTILPLPILSIIIYKLSKEIHRRSTIVQEYLSKLSTFTQESFSGISVIKAYGIEPQTSANFSTLAAESKEKQIDLARVQAWFFPMMVLLIGVSNLIVIYIGGMQYINGEIESIGTIAEFIIYVNLLTWPVATVGWVTSIVQQAEASQKRINEFLKIEPEIKNKTEAETKITGDIEFKNVSFTYDDTNIQALNDVSFKVTEGETLAIIGKTGSGKSTILDLIGRLYDIDKGSIMINKQEIDQVNLSNLRDSIGYVPQEAFLFSDNLRNNIKFGKEDATEEEVIEAAKNAQVHKNIMKFTHGYDTVLGERGITLSGGQKQRVSIARAIIKLPKILLFDDCLSAVDTETEEKILKNLKKITEGKTTIIVSHRVSSAKNADKIIVLEDGKIVQQGTHNTLIEIDGYYKHLYLKQLSETSSK; this comes from the coding sequence ATGAAAGAATTACAACACTTAAATAAGTACTTTCTAAAATACAAAACCAACCTTCTAATCGGGATATTTATAACCATAATTGCCCGAATGTTTTTGTTGTTTACGCCTCGATATGTAAAAAAAATATTTATTGTAATAGAAAAATATTTCAATGAAGACATGCCTATCGATGTTTTTAAAGCAGAACTTCTAGAAGCTATTCTTTATATTATAGGTGCCGCTATCATTGGTGGTATCCTTACTTTTTTTATGCGTCAATATATTATAAACGTATCGAGATATATTGAATTTGATTTAAAAAATGAAATTTATGAGCAATACCAAAAGCTCTCTTTAAATTTTTATAAAAAAAATAGAACGGGGGATTTAATGAACCGTATTAGTGAAGATGTTGGTCGCGTTCGTATGTATGCTGGCCCAGCCATAATGTATAGTATTAATACAGTAACGCTTTTTGTAATTGCGTTAATATATATGTTCGAAGAATCTACATCATTGGCGCTATATACCATATTACCGCTACCAATACTATCTATAATAATTTACAAATTAAGTAAAGAAATACATAGAAGAAGTACTATTGTACAAGAGTATTTATCGAAACTTTCTACTTTTACACAAGAATCTTTTAGTGGAATTTCAGTAATAAAAGCCTATGGTATTGAACCGCAAACTTCGGCAAACTTCTCTACACTTGCCGCAGAAAGTAAAGAGAAACAAATAGATTTAGCTCGAGTGCAAGCTTGGTTTTTCCCAATGATGGTTTTACTAATTGGAGTAAGTAACCTAATTGTAATTTACATTGGTGGCATGCAATACATTAACGGTGAAATTGAAAGTATTGGTACCATTGCCGAATTTATTATTTATGTCAACCTGCTTACTTGGCCCGTAGCTACTGTAGGCTGGGTAACATCGATTGTACAACAAGCCGAAGCTTCGCAAAAACGAATTAATGAGTTTTTAAAAATTGAGCCTGAAATTAAAAATAAAACTGAAGCTGAAACCAAAATTACTGGAGATATCGAATTTAAAAACGTTTCTTTTACTTATGATGATACCAACATTCAAGCTTTAAATGATGTTAGTTTTAAGGTAACCGAAGGAGAAACCCTTGCTATTATCGGAAAAACCGGATCGGGAAAATCTACTATTTTAGATTTAATTGGTCGTCTTTACGATATCGATAAAGGATCCATTATGATCAATAAACAAGAAATAGATCAAGTTAATTTATCCAATTTGCGTGACAGTATTGGTTATGTTCCACAGGAAGCTTTTCTATTTTCTGATAACTTAAGAAACAATATTAAGTTCGGGAAGGAAGACGCTACGGAAGAAGAAGTGATTGAGGCGGCAAAAAATGCGCAAGTTCATAAAAACATCATGAAATTCACTCATGGATACGATACCGTTTTAGGTGAACGTGGTATCACGCTCTCGGGAGGACAAAAACAACGAGTTTCCATAGCAAGAGCTATTATAAAATTACCAAAAATATTACTTTTCGACGATTGCTTATCGGCTGTTGATACAGAAACAGAAGAAAAAATACTTAAAAATCTAAAGAAAATTACGGAAGGTAAAACAACTATTATTGTGAGTCACCGCGTTTCCTCGGCTAAAAATGCGGATAAAATAATTGTTTTGGAAGATGGGAAAATTGTACAGCAAGGCACACACAATACACTTATTGAAATCGATGGGTATTACAAACATTTATATTTAAAACAACTGAGCGAAACATCTTCAAAATAA
- a CDS encoding tRNA-binding protein — protein MNEAITFEDFSKVDLRVGTIIEVSDFPEARNPAYQLIIDFGDLGIKKTSAQITILYKKEDLLQKQIVAVVNFPKKQIAKFMSECLVIGAVEGKDVMLLNPENKVKNGTSVS, from the coding sequence ATGAACGAAGCAATAACTTTCGAAGATTTTTCTAAAGTCGATTTACGAGTGGGTACTATCATTGAAGTGAGTGATTTTCCTGAAGCGAGAAATCCTGCTTATCAACTTATTATAGATTTTGGCGATTTGGGGATTAAAAAAACATCGGCACAAATTACAATACTTTATAAAAAAGAAGATTTATTGCAAAAACAAATTGTAGCTGTTGTTAATTTTCCGAAGAAACAAATCGCGAAGTTTATGAGTGAATGTTTAGTTATAGGTGCTGTAGAAGGCAAAGATGTTATGTTATTAAACCCAGAAAACAAAGTGAAAAATGGAACATCCGTTTCATAG
- a CDS encoding 2-isopropylmalate synthase — MSDNKVQIFDTTLRDGEQVPGCKLNTEQKLIIAEQLDFLGVDIIEAGFPVSSPGDFKSVEEISKIVKNATVCGLTRSVENDIKVAAEALKYAKLPRIHTGIGTSDSHIKFKFKSTQDAIIERAVQAVTYAKSFVEDVEFYAEDAGRTDNEYLARVCEAVIKAGATVLNIPDTTGYCLPSEYGAKIKYLKENVKGIDKAILSCHCHNDLGLATANSIEGVIHGARQIECTINGIGERAGNTALEEVVMILKQHPYLNLDTNIKTEMLYGLSQLVSDSMGIYTQPNKAIVGANAFAHSSGIHQDGVIKNRETYEIIDPKDVGVTESAIVLTARSGRAALAYRAKNVGYELTKLQLDVIYTNFLDFADKKKEVNDGDIHNIIENSKVYNEIVSS, encoded by the coding sequence ATGTCTGATAATAAAGTCCAAATTTTCGATACAACACTAAGAGATGGTGAACAAGTCCCTGGTTGTAAACTAAATACCGAGCAAAAATTAATAATAGCCGAACAGTTAGATTTTTTAGGTGTTGATATTATTGAAGCAGGTTTTCCAGTTTCAAGTCCGGGTGATTTTAAATCGGTTGAGGAAATTTCTAAGATTGTTAAAAACGCGACCGTTTGTGGATTAACACGCTCGGTAGAAAATGATATAAAAGTAGCTGCCGAAGCATTAAAGTATGCAAAACTACCAAGAATACATACAGGTATTGGCACATCGGATTCTCATATAAAATTCAAATTTAAATCTACGCAAGATGCTATAATCGAACGTGCTGTTCAAGCCGTAACGTATGCAAAATCTTTTGTGGAAGATGTTGAGTTTTATGCTGAAGATGCAGGTAGAACCGATAACGAATATTTAGCACGTGTTTGTGAAGCTGTAATAAAAGCAGGAGCAACTGTTTTAAACATTCCAGATACAACCGGATATTGCTTGCCAAGTGAATATGGTGCAAAAATTAAGTACTTAAAAGAAAACGTAAAAGGAATAGATAAAGCTATTTTATCTTGCCATTGCCATAACGATTTAGGTTTAGCTACTGCTAATTCTATAGAAGGTGTTATTCATGGTGCACGCCAAATAGAATGTACTATTAACGGTATTGGTGAACGTGCTGGAAATACTGCTTTGGAAGAAGTGGTTATGATTTTAAAACAACACCCATACCTAAATTTAGATACAAATATAAAAACCGAAATGCTTTACGGATTAAGCCAATTGGTATCCGATAGTATGGGGATTTATACTCAACCAAATAAAGCTATTGTTGGTGCTAATGCATTTGCGCATAGCTCTGGTATTCACCAAGATGGTGTGATAAAAAATCGTGAGACTTACGAAATTATCGATCCTAAAGATGTAGGTGTTACCGAATCTGCAATTGTTTTAACAGCCCGTAGCGGTCGTGCTGCACTTGCTTACAGAGCAAAAAATGTAGGATACGAATTAACAAAACTTCAATTGGATGTCATTTATACAAATTTCCTTGATTTCGCTGACAAGAAAAAGGAAGTAAATGATGGAGATATTCACAATATTATAGAAAATAGTAAAGTTTATAACGAAATTGTTTCATCTTAA
- the nusB gene encoding transcription antitermination factor NusB has protein sequence MMLNRRHIRVKVMQTMYAFKGSESDDFSKDQKFLLFSIDNMYNLYLLLISLMMEVQKRAESNLLKKQNKHLATKEDIDPNRKFVNNEVFKVLFNNLDLKDKLELYNVKDWELDSEYVDVIFKAITSSDLYKNYMQTDTSSFKEDKEFLVDVFKEIIAPNDKLYEYLEDKNLTWLDDLPTVNTTILKILRKVKQTSSENHFTPRLYKDAEDKQFAIDLFRKTLLNRTAINKEIELKTQNWDTDRIANVDFVLLQMAICEVKNFPSIPAKVTINEYLEIAKEYSTPKSSVFINGILDKLVKEYTEAGTLNKIGRGLM, from the coding sequence ATGATGTTAAATAGAAGACATATTCGTGTAAAAGTAATGCAAACCATGTATGCCTTTAAAGGTAGTGAAAGTGATGATTTTAGTAAAGATCAAAAATTTCTACTTTTTAGTATAGATAATATGTATAACTTATACTTATTACTTATTTCGTTGATGATGGAGGTTCAGAAAAGAGCCGAAAGCAATTTGCTAAAAAAACAGAACAAGCACCTTGCTACTAAAGAGGATATAGATCCAAACCGTAAGTTTGTAAACAATGAGGTTTTTAAAGTTTTATTTAATAATTTGGACTTAAAAGACAAATTAGAACTTTATAACGTTAAGGATTGGGAATTGGATAGTGAGTATGTAGATGTTATTTTTAAAGCTATCACATCTAGTGATTTGTATAAAAATTATATGCAAACTGATACGTCTAGCTTCAAAGAAGATAAGGAGTTTTTAGTAGATGTTTTTAAAGAAATTATAGCTCCAAACGACAAGCTTTACGAGTATTTAGAAGATAAAAATTTAACATGGTTGGATGATTTACCTACTGTAAATACTACCATTTTAAAAATACTTAGAAAGGTAAAACAAACATCTTCGGAAAACCATTTTACACCTAGATTATATAAAGACGCAGAGGATAAGCAGTTTGCTATAGATTTGTTTAGAAAGACGTTGTTAAATAGGACAGCCATAAACAAAGAGATTGAACTGAAAACTCAAAACTGGGATACGGATCGTATTGCCAATGTGGATTTTGTGTTGTTACAAATGGCTATCTGTGAGGTGAAAAATTTCCCTTCTATTCCAGCAAAAGTGACTATTAATGAGTATTTAGAAATTGCTAAAGAATATTCTACACCAAAAAGTAGCGTTTTTATTAACGGTATATTAGATAAGTTGGTGAAAGAATATACCGAAGCAGGTACTTTAAACAAAATAGGAAGAGGTTTAATGTAA
- a CDS encoding peptidylprolyl isomerase produces the protein MQDGLYAKFNTTKGEVLVALEYKKAPGTVGHFVALAEGNLENNVKPQGEPYYDGLKFHRVIEDFMIQGGCPQGTGTGSPGYKFDDEFHPDLKHDGPGVLSMANSGPGTNGSQFFITHVETAWLDGKHTVFGKVVEGQDIVDAIAQGDLIDTLEIVRVGADAEAFKAVESFREFEGSREKRLAEVAEAAEAELDKLAAGFKKTESGLRYQILQEGNGTQAEKGKTVSVHYKGQLSDGTVFDSSYKRNSPIDFAIGVGQVIPGWDEGIGLLKVGDKARLVIPSHLGYGSAGAGGVIPPDATLVFDVELMDVK, from the coding sequence ATGCAAGACGGATTATACGCAAAATTTAATACAACAAAAGGAGAAGTTCTAGTTGCTTTAGAGTACAAAAAAGCACCAGGAACAGTTGGTCACTTTGTAGCTTTAGCTGAAGGAAACCTTGAAAACAATGTGAAACCACAGGGAGAACCTTATTACGATGGATTAAAATTCCATAGAGTAATTGAGGATTTTATGATACAAGGTGGTTGCCCACAAGGTACAGGAACTGGAAGCCCAGGTTATAAATTTGACGATGAATTTCATCCAGATTTAAAACACGACGGACCAGGAGTATTATCTATGGCTAATTCAGGACCTGGAACAAATGGAAGTCAGTTTTTTATAACTCACGTAGAAACAGCTTGGTTAGATGGTAAGCATACCGTTTTTGGAAAAGTTGTAGAAGGACAAGATATAGTTGATGCTATTGCTCAAGGCGATTTAATAGATACTTTAGAAATAGTAAGAGTTGGTGCAGATGCAGAGGCTTTTAAAGCGGTGGAATCTTTTAGAGAATTTGAAGGTTCTCGTGAAAAAAGATTAGCAGAAGTTGCAGAAGCAGCAGAAGCTGAATTAGACAAATTAGCAGCTGGATTCAAAAAAACTGAAAGTGGTTTACGTTACCAAATTCTTCAAGAAGGAAATGGTACTCAAGCTGAAAAAGGTAAAACGGTTTCTGTACATTATAAAGGACAGTTATCTGACGGTACTGTTTTCGATTCATCATACAAACGTAATTCACCAATTGATTTTGCTATTGGAGTAGGACAAGTTATTCCAGGATGGGATGAAGGTATTGGCTTATTAAAAGTAGGAGATAAGGCACGTTTAGTAATCCCAAGTCATTTAGGATACGGAAGTGCAGGAGCAGGCGGTGTAATTCCACCAGATGCAACTTTAGTTTTCGATGTAGAACTTATGGATGTAAAATAA
- the argH gene encoding argininosuccinate lyase, whose protein sequence is MKLWDKGISIDKKIEQFTVGNDREIDIHIAKYDVIASRAHAKMLQKIGIISVEELVDLLRGLKVLEKQIEDGTFVIDPQFEDVHSKIEFELTKSLGEVGKKIHTARSRNDQVLVACNLYYKENLGVIKDKTEMLFNTLLDLANTYKDKVLPGYTHLQVAMPSSFGLWFSAYAELMIDDVYLLDAAIKTVDQNPLGSAAGYGSSFPIDREYTTKEMGFATLKYNVVAAQMGRGKHERTIAAALGSLCNTLSRFAMDTCLYMSQNFGFISFPDELTTGSSIMPHKKNPDVFELIRGKCNKIQALQGEMVLITNNLPSGYHRDYQLLKENMIAAFEELKDILDIFNYSIQQIIVKDVDVNSDLYKYLFTVDNINTLVVEGQSFREAYQKIGGQVQDGTYVPDTSKRHTHEGSIHNLCLEQIRDKFPK, encoded by the coding sequence ATGAAGTTGTGGGATAAAGGTATTTCAATAGATAAAAAAATAGAACAATTTACTGTTGGAAACGATAGGGAAATTGATATTCATATAGCCAAATATGATGTTATTGCATCGCGTGCACATGCTAAAATGCTTCAGAAAATCGGGATTATTTCTGTTGAAGAATTAGTCGATTTATTAAGAGGGTTAAAAGTTTTAGAAAAACAAATTGAAGATGGTACTTTTGTTATCGACCCTCAGTTTGAAGATGTACACTCTAAAATTGAATTTGAACTTACAAAATCTTTAGGTGAAGTAGGAAAAAAAATCCACACGGCACGTTCTAGAAATGATCAAGTTCTAGTGGCTTGTAATTTATATTACAAAGAAAATTTAGGTGTTATTAAAGATAAAACAGAAATGCTTTTTAATACACTTTTAGATCTAGCTAATACGTATAAAGATAAAGTTCTACCTGGTTACACGCATTTGCAAGTGGCTATGCCATCATCTTTTGGATTGTGGTTTTCTGCTTACGCAGAGCTAATGATAGACGATGTTTATCTATTAGATGCTGCTATTAAAACAGTAGATCAAAACCCGTTAGGTTCTGCAGCTGGTTACGGAAGTTCGTTTCCTATAGATCGTGAATATACCACCAAAGAAATGGGCTTTGCAACACTTAAATACAATGTAGTCGCTGCGCAAATGGGTAGAGGTAAACATGAGCGAACTATTGCTGCGGCTTTAGGTAGTTTGTGTAATACACTGTCTCGTTTTGCAATGGACACCTGTTTATATATGAGTCAGAATTTTGGATTTATTTCTTTTCCAGATGAATTAACAACGGGAAGTAGCATTATGCCACACAAGAAAAATCCTGATGTTTTCGAATTAATTCGTGGTAAATGTAATAAAATCCAAGCTTTACAAGGTGAAATGGTTTTAATAACCAATAATTTGCCAAGCGGTTACCATAGAGATTATCAGTTATTAAAAGAAAATATGATAGCAGCTTTCGAAGAATTGAAAGATATTTTAGATATTTTTAATTATTCAATTCAGCAAATTATTGTCAAGGATGTTGATGTTAATAGCGATTTGTATAAATACTTATTTACAGTTGATAATATTAATACTTTGGTTGTAGAAGGGCAGAGTTTTAGAGAGGCTTACCAGAAAATTGGTGGACAAGTTCAAGACGGAACTTACGTTCCCGATACATCTAAAAGACACACCCATGAAGGCAGTATCCATAACTTATGCTTGGAACAAATTCGCGATAAATTTCCTAAATAG
- a CDS encoding PUR family DNA/RNA-binding protein, which produces MNNNGMMEKEEIFSKVLRAGRRTYFFDVRATKAEDYYLTITESKKFTNDDGSFHYKKHKIYIYKEDFAEFKDILGEMTDYIINEKGDEVISERHQKDFKKEYDSADTDDGSRVTEAELKTPESFTDISFDDI; this is translated from the coding sequence ATGAACAATAATGGTATGATGGAGAAAGAGGAGATTTTTTCAAAGGTATTGAGAGCAGGAAGACGCACTTACTTTTTTGATGTAAGAGCAACAAAAGCTGAAGATTATTATTTAACAATTACTGAAAGTAAAAAATTCACAAATGATGATGGTTCATTTCATTACAAAAAACATAAAATTTATATTTATAAAGAAGATTTTGCCGAATTCAAAGATATTTTAGGTGAAATGACTGACTATATCATAAATGAAAAAGGTGATGAAGTAATTAGCGAACGTCATCAAAAGGATTTTAAAAAGGAATATGACAGTGCAGATACAGATGATGGTTCTCGAGTTACCGAAGCCGAATTAAAAACACCAGAAAGCTTTACTGATATTAGCTTTGACGATATTTAA
- a CDS encoding thioredoxin family protein codes for MARTPSNMLPLGTKAPNFALLDTVSGTTLNLNNLKGDTGTVIMFICNHCPFVIHVNEELVGLANHYLKKGIKCIAISSNDVVNYPQDSPEKMKIHAKNEGYPFPYLYDESQSIAKAYDAACTPDFYVFDSNLELTYRGQLDDSRPGNSIPVTGKDLRHALNCLIDHAENDTIQKPSIGCGIKWKKA; via the coding sequence ATGGCTCGAACACCTTCCAACATGCTTCCTTTAGGTACAAAAGCACCTAATTTCGCCCTATTAGACACCGTTTCTGGAACCACTTTAAATCTCAATAATTTAAAAGGAGACACAGGTACTGTTATTATGTTTATCTGTAATCATTGTCCGTTTGTAATTCATGTAAACGAAGAATTGGTTGGCTTAGCAAATCATTATTTAAAGAAAGGAATTAAATGTATTGCTATTTCGAGTAACGATGTTGTTAATTACCCACAAGACAGCCCTGAAAAGATGAAGATTCATGCCAAAAATGAAGGTTACCCGTTTCCATATTTATATGATGAAAGTCAATCTATAGCAAAGGCTTATGATGCCGCTTGCACTCCCGATTTTTATGTGTTTGATTCTAATTTAGAATTAACTTACAGAGGACAACTTGACGATTCTCGACCTGGAAATAGCATTCCTGTTACTGGTAAAGATTTGCGCCATGCGTTAAACTGCCTAATTGATCATGCTGAAAATGATACGATACAAAAACCTAGTATTGGTTGCGGTATTAAATGGAAAAAGGCTTAA
- a CDS encoding YfiT family bacillithiol transferase, whose amino-acid sequence MTDKELEKLKYPIGQFNCPKKITSQHIESWISILEHFPDRLERLVKGLTNSQLDTQYRPEGWTIRQVVHHLSDSHHHSYTRFKWTLTEDKPVIKAYFEERWAELIDSKSAPIEMSLIHLRAIHVKLVYLLKTLSEEDLQACFIHPETNNEVPLNFNIGNYAWHSNHHYAHIENLMKLKGWI is encoded by the coding sequence ATGACAGATAAAGAACTTGAAAAGCTAAAATATCCTATAGGTCAATTTAATTGTCCAAAGAAAATTACTTCACAACATATTGAAAGTTGGATTTCAATACTAGAACATTTTCCAGATCGCTTAGAGCGTTTGGTGAAAGGTTTAACAAACTCACAATTAGATACTCAATATAGACCAGAGGGGTGGACGATTAGACAAGTGGTTCATCATTTATCCGATAGTCATCATCATAGTTATACCCGTTTTAAATGGACTTTAACAGAAGATAAGCCTGTAATTAAAGCTTATTTTGAAGAGCGTTGGGCAGAATTAATCGATTCTAAATCTGCTCCCATAGAGATGTCGTTAATTCATTTACGTGCTATTCATGTCAAATTAGTGTATTTACTAAAAACTTTATCGGAAGAAGATTTGCAAGCCTGTTTTATTCATCCAGAAACCAATAACGAAGTGCCTCTAAATTTCAATATTGGCAATTATGCTTGGCATAGCAATCATCATTATGCGCATATTGAAAACTTAATGAAACTAAAAGGATGGATTTAA
- a CDS encoding alpha/beta hydrolase — translation MINSSFSQSQIIDLWDGSIPNSQKTTEVEIVEIKDIKRISNVQTPTLEVFLPTKRANSARAVIICPGGGYHMLAYDWEGTEIAKWFNTKGIAAFVLKSRLPDSKSIVIRQEAPLQDAQRAVRYLRSHAVEFGISPDEIGVIGFSAGGHLASTLGTQYDKPNNFKETALDTISARPNFMALIYPVITMDETFTHMGSRRNLIGEKPSEVLIKEYSNELQVTKNTPRTFLVHSGDDKAVPIKNSLKFYEALKAHDVEAELHVYPFGGHGFGLAIGNGRLQSWPERLFEWLENK, via the coding sequence ATGATAAATTCTAGTTTTTCACAATCTCAAATTATTGATTTATGGGATGGTTCTATTCCCAATAGTCAGAAAACTACCGAAGTAGAAATTGTTGAAATAAAAGATATTAAAAGGATTAGTAACGTACAAACGCCAACCTTAGAAGTTTTTTTACCAACAAAAAGAGCTAATTCGGCTAGAGCTGTAATTATTTGCCCAGGTGGTGGATATCATATGTTAGCATACGATTGGGAAGGTACAGAAATAGCAAAGTGGTTTAACACGAAAGGTATTGCTGCATTTGTTTTAAAATCCAGATTACCAGATTCTAAATCGATAGTTATACGTCAAGAAGCGCCTTTACAAGATGCGCAACGTGCCGTGCGTTATTTGAGAAGTCATGCTGTGGAGTTTGGCATTAGTCCAGATGAAATTGGTGTTATTGGATTTTCTGCTGGTGGGCATTTAGCTTCTACTTTGGGTACTCAATATGATAAACCTAATAATTTTAAAGAAACGGCATTGGATACTATTTCTGCTCGACCAAATTTTATGGCGTTAATTTATCCTGTAATTACCATGGATGAGACCTTTACGCACATGGGATCACGTAGAAATTTAATAGGAGAAAAACCTAGTGAAGTGTTAATAAAAGAATATTCTAATGAGTTGCAGGTTACTAAAAATACGCCACGGACATTTTTGGTGCATTCGGGTGATGATAAAGCAGTTCCAATAAAAAATAGTTTGAAGTTCTATGAGGCTTTAAAAGCTCATGATGTTGAAGCGGAATTGCATGTTTATCCATTTGGTGGGCATGGATTTGGTTTGGCTATAGGAAATGGACGTTTGCAATCTTGGCCGGAACGATTATTTGAATGGTTGGAGAATAAGTAA
- the leuB gene encoding 3-isopropylmalate dehydrogenase, translating to MKLNIAVLPGDGIGPEVTAQAVKVLKAIAMDFNHIFTFNHGLVGACAIDKTGTPLPQETIDICKNADAVLFGAIGRTSFDLDPNAKIRPEQGLLGIRKELGLHTNIRPVIAYEDLLNKSSLKVKQIKDVDILIYRELTGGIYFGERTLSADGNTATDTCTYNRFEIERIAHAAFKAAHARKKKITLVDKANVLESSRLWRRIVQEIAPQYPDVKLKYMYIDNAAMELIINPRQFDVILTENMFGDILSEEASVIVGSIGLLASASLGDKYAMFEPIHGAYTKAANKGIANPIASILSAAMLLDHFGLDEEANRVREGVDKSLKLHITTPDLNNKYDNISTTKVGDFIEDFINHPDETNLNFTNIHLGQSTII from the coding sequence ATGAAATTAAATATAGCCGTATTGCCAGGGGATGGAATTGGCCCAGAGGTCACCGCGCAAGCCGTAAAGGTGTTGAAAGCCATTGCTATGGATTTTAACCACATATTTACTTTCAATCATGGTTTAGTTGGCGCATGCGCCATCGACAAGACGGGAACCCCTTTACCTCAAGAAACCATAGACATTTGTAAAAATGCCGACGCCGTTCTTTTTGGAGCCATTGGGCGTACATCTTTCGATTTAGATCCAAATGCAAAAATACGTCCGGAACAAGGTCTTTTAGGGATTCGTAAAGAACTGGGACTCCACACAAACATACGCCCTGTAATAGCTTATGAAGATTTACTAAACAAATCTTCATTAAAAGTAAAGCAGATTAAGGACGTTGATATTTTAATTTACCGTGAACTTACTGGAGGTATTTACTTTGGTGAAAGAACGTTAAGTGCAGATGGGAATACTGCAACCGATACTTGTACCTATAACAGATTCGAGATTGAGCGTATAGCGCATGCAGCATTTAAAGCAGCACATGCAAGAAAAAAGAAAATTACATTGGTAGATAAAGCCAATGTTTTAGAAAGTTCGCGCCTTTGGAGACGCATCGTGCAAGAAATTGCACCACAATATCCAGACGTAAAACTGAAATACATGTATATCGATAATGCCGCTATGGAACTCATTATCAATCCACGACAATTTGACGTTATTTTAACCGAAAATATGTTTGGCGATATTCTTTCCGAAGAAGCCAGTGTAATCGTAGGTTCAATCGGTCTATTAGCATCAGCATCACTAGGAGATAAATATGCCATGTTCGAGCCCATTCACGGTGCTTATACTAAAGCAGCCAACAAAGGCATAGCAAACCCAATAGCATCCATTTTATCAGCTGCTATGTTGCTAGATCATTTTGGACTAGACGAAGAAGCTAACAGAGTGCGTGAAGGTGTTGATAAATCTTTAAAATTACACATTACAACGCCCGATTTAAATAACAAATACGATAATATTAGCACCACTAAGGTTGGCGATTTCATCGAAGATTTTATTAATCATCCCGACGAAACCAATCTTAATTTTACCAATATACATTTGGGACAATCAACTATTATTTAA
- a CDS encoding GNAT family N-acetyltransferase, producing MIRKATLDDVNSLLEIYNYYVINTTVTFDEVPVSLSAFTEKLELILKDYPCIVFEENNEISGFAYGSKFRPKPAYNFTVESTVYVKNGAHGKQIGSRLYKELIALLKQRDFKSVLGVLTIPNPASVKLHEKFGFTQVAHLKEVGFKFDTWLDVGIFQLKIN from the coding sequence ATGATAAGAAAAGCAACCCTTGACGATGTCAACTCGCTACTTGAAATTTACAATTATTATGTAATAAACACCACGGTTACTTTTGATGAAGTGCCTGTGTCTTTAAGTGCTTTTACCGAAAAGTTAGAACTTATTTTAAAAGATTATCCGTGTATTGTTTTTGAAGAAAATAATGAGATTTCAGGGTTTGCTTATGGTAGTAAATTTAGGCCAAAACCGGCATATAATTTCACTGTAGAATCTACGGTTTATGTAAAAAATGGAGCACATGGGAAGCAAATAGGTTCTCGTTTATATAAAGAGTTAATAGCGTTGCTAAAGCAACGTGATTTTAAATCGGTTTTGGGCGTTTTAACCATTCCTAATCCTGCCAGTGTTAAACTACATGAAAAGTTTGGTTTTACTCAAGTCGCACATTTAAAAGAAGTAGGGTTTAAGTTTGATACTTGGCTGGATGTTGGTATTTTTCAATTGAAAATTAATTAA